In the genome of Pseudorasbora parva isolate DD20220531a chromosome 10, ASM2467924v1, whole genome shotgun sequence, one region contains:
- the pcare1 gene encoding photoreceptor cilium actin regulator, whose protein sequence is MGCSPSRGNSLLGAQGAFRRGRTLLPLTHESPGESLSDDGSSGGSCGGDTDRNNSAVRNNTSSTSLGRKLSTAEPETDGAASAKLGTQEININILPQGKERQEEKREACEKKGAKKSKKGQKGVKLNKKKEKERKNEEKVDFPEALVKAHQAAYAYLNPSITKYEDLLGLLDHAAQTQISLQPMVAFMVLRYEEINKGLQEIVEEGEMLLKGSGEHLAWPCEKKNPSPKLAKRGTSSTCSEPPPDLLQQLLQYTVQKMRQVGQSVCGIGDTALEEAVDYFSSITEILDEKLRTKRASESRLMRLLSRIEAASQKKPGPEDSALFSEDSGLGAESESLAGSDRQRQRRESCESTGTLHATSSSPCGFTPVHQGSYRGRLLKTMSKSSSLNSIDSICTITAKEQRDTESLLGSVSLDEGDGDDVENGSEEENCNDKRRKQSDSFISDHRQPCRLPARRIENPQNIEMTLKLKDAISGRIRFLPSQGPGVKVKQMDSPKSSSHQWTEDGDKGSKRPQTATSKPSKKKTTVTKRSRSADSLRNKAEDPTLTELERTQKELNQRLEKMTKVKCEGNTKPGLSKKIQQPQTISSVASDRQRSLNRNIFSPSNQRKSCNAKVEQVSATDEIEEKKKKDKDKKKEKDKKALAVIGPVKVIPTPSPPPSPRQSSGLYRERNSVKKLIDTFSQGLEESKQIPDSAKMLGVRKCGVPIIPGLSPSGTLAFNETCLLGCRGDSQCSERTEDLDIDNLPPPPLEVLMDNSFENAQGKDTGESVTSRGRSTLTKRTAMSQRLRASLQSVTVLPSRGNLCKGSVSMSPIRSTHQETRGVLKGVLHDSSHETDTESEEAASLYKQARKIIHLRHSSDSPTEKLAEQGHRQISSCQGDVEVSQKENRINETQVPNSACRSQTPATPPVSRSRMLPSTPLLHRRLPSPPVLKSQLSSSTSSPSVVRKLPTPPSAGQRTQPSTPSSRQDQTLMTGVTYPFKAPSPPASPKVQRLSRENSGEDSSRVFSNARSVFCPVSSSLFEAQPVPIPKPPQAWASTGSSVLPRPWGERGRLPVSARGPQPFIRRSQSDRRPSLSLPPRVPVISVAETCGSEPAISTHGLEDGPAGGDKLWSEQTEIRGAVRSVSHPDLCIVGQGLQREWGK, encoded by the exons ACGGGAGGCTTGTGAGAAAAAGGGTGCAAAGAAGTCAAAGAAAGGTCAGAAAGGTGTCAAACTAAACAAGAagaaagaaaaggaaagaaaaaatgaagaaaaagtaGACTTTCCAGAGGCACTTGTGAAGGCTCATCAAGCAGCGTATGCATATCTCAACCCTAGCATCACTAAATATGAAGATCTGTTAGGGTTACTCGATCATGCAGCCCAAACCCAAATTTCCTTGCAACCCATGGTGGCATTCATGGTTTTACGCTATGAGGAAATAAACAAAGGGCTACAGGAAATCGTGGAAGAGGGGGAGATGTTGTTAAAAGGAAGTGGGGAGCATCTAGCTTGGCCTTGCGAAAAAAAGAATCCCTCACCCAAATTAGCAAAAAGAGGGACCTCTTCTACCTGCAGTGAGCCCCCACCAGACCTGCTACAACAACTCCTTCAGTATACCGTACAGAAAATGCGTCAAGTGGGTCAGTCAGTGTGTGGAATCGGGGATACCGCCCTTGAGGAAGCAGTGGATTACTTTTCCTCCATTACTGAAATTCTAGATGAGAAGCTCAGGACAAAACGTGCATCAGAGTCTAGATTAATGCGGTTGCTTTCTCGAATCGAGGCTGCATCACAGAAAAAACCTGGCCCAGAAGACTCTGCACTTTTTAGTGAAGACAGTGGACTTGGGGCAGAAAGTGAGTCCCTGGCAGGTTCAGACAGACAACGCCAACGCAGAGAAAGTTGTGAGTCAACAGGAACCCTTCATGCTACATCAAGTAGCCCTTGTGGTTTTACACCAGTACACCAAGGCTCATACAGAGGCAGACTTCTCAAAACAATGAGCAAAAGCAGCTCTCTTAACTCTATAGACTCAATTTGCACTATAACAGCAAAAGAACAGAGAGATACAGAATCACTACTTGGTTCGGTGTCCTTGGATGAAGGTGATGGGGATGATGTGGAGAATGGTAGTGAAGAGGAAAATTGCAATGATAAAAGAAGGAAACAATCAGATTCTTTTATTTCAGACCATAGACAACCATGTCGCTTGCCAGCAAGGCGTATAGAGAATCCACAAAACATTGAAATGACATTAAAGCTGAAAGATGCCATTAGTGGCCGGATTCGTTTTTTGCCATCCCAAGGCCCTGGAGTAAAGGTAAAACAGATGGATAGCCCAAAAAGCAGCAGTCACCAATGGACTGAGGATGGTGACAAAGGTTCCAAGAGACCCCAAACAGCTACCTCTAAACCATCCAAGAAAAAGACAACAGTTACAAAACGTTCCAGATCAGCAGACTCTCTACGTAATAAAGCAGAAGACCCTACACTCACTGAACTTGAGAGAACTCAAAAGGAACTCAACCAAAGGCTGGAGAAGATGACCAAGGTTAAGTGTGAAGGGAATACAAAGCCAGGTTTATCTAAGAAAATCCAGCAACCGCAAACCATTTCATCAGTTGCCTCTGACAGGCAGCGTTCTTTGAATAGGAACATTTTTTCTCCAAGTAATCAAAGAAAGtcatgcaatgcaaaagtagAGCAAGTAAGTGCAACGGATGagatagaagaaaaaaagaaaaaggacaaagacaaaaaaaaggaaaaggacAAGAAAGCTTTAGCTGTTATAGGGCCTGTTAAGGTAATACCTACACCAAGCCCTCCACCATCACCTCGCCAATCTTCAGGATTGTATAGGGAAAGGAATTCTGTTAAAAAACTTATTGACACCTTTAGTCAGGGGTTGGAGGAAAGTAAACAGATCCCAGACAGTGCAAAAATGCTTGGTGTAAGGAAGTGTGGTGTTCCCATCATTCCAGGTTTAAGTCCCTCTGGCACATTAGCATTCAATGAAACTTGTTTACTCGGTTGTCGAGGGGATTCACAATGTTCTGAAAGAACAGAGGATCTTGACATTGATAATCTACCACCTCCTCCACTTGAGGTACTCATGGACAATTCCTTTGAAAATGCACAAGGAAAGGACACCGGAGAAAGTGTAACAAGTAGGGGCCGATCTACCCTGACAAAAAGGACCGCAATGTCTCAGAGGTTACGAGCCTCTCTGCAGTCTGTTACAGTGCTACCCAGTAGGGGGAATTTGTGTAAGGGCTCTGTTAGCATGTCACCAATTCGTTCCACACACCAGGAAACCAGAGGAGTTCTGAAGGGTGTGCTCCATGATTCCAGCCATGAAACAGACACGGAAAGCGAGGAAGCTGCATCTCTCTACAAACAAGCAAGAAAGATAATCCACTTGAGGCATTCTTCTGACTCACCGACAGAGAAACTTGCTGAGCAGGGCCATAGGCAGATTTCCTCCTGCCAAGGTGATGTAGAGGTCTCACAAAAGGAAAACAGAATCAATGAAACACAAGTGCCAAACAGTGCCTGCAGGAGCCAAACTCCTGCCACTCCACCTGTATCCAGATCTCGCATGTTACCATCCACACCTCTGTTACATCGGAGACTCCCTAGTCCTCCAGTATTAAAAAGCCAACTCTCTTCTTCAACTTCGAGCCCTTCTGTAGTTCGTAAGCTCCCCACCCCACCTTCGGCTGGCCAACGAACACAACCAAGCACCCCTTCATCACGACAAGACCAAACTCTGATGACAGGGGTAACCTACCCATTTAAGGCACCATCACCTCCTGCATCCCCAAAAGTGCAGCGACTGTCCAGAGAAAACAGTGGTGAGGACTCTTCGAGAGTATTTAGTAATGCTCGATCAGTGTTTTGCCCGGTCTCATCATCGTTATTTGAGGCTCAACCTGTTCCTATACCCAAGCCCCCTCAGGCATGGGCCTCCACTGGTAGCAGTGTTCTGCCACGTCCCTGGGGTGAGCGTGGTCGACTGCCAGTTTCTGCACGAGGGCCTCAGCCATTCATCCGGCGAAGCCAGTCAGACAGAAGGCCCAGTCTAAGCCTGCCGCCCAGGGTGCCAGTCATCTCTGTAGCAGAGACATGTGGGAGTGAACCAGCAATTAGCACCCATGG ATTGGAAGATGGTCCAGCTGGAGGAGACAAGCTATGGAGTGAGCAAACAGAAATCAGAGGAGCAGTTCGGTCTGTCTCACATCCAGACTTGTGCATTGTGGGTCAGGGTTTACAGAGGGAATGGGGGAAATGA